From Schizosaccharomyces pombe strain 972h- genome assembly, chromosome: II, the proteins below share one genomic window:
- the pop1 gene encoding cullin 1 adaptor protein Pop1, whose protein sequence is MNEKKKDSLSVLDSNEFFGETTMVSPSIDVSSSPRPNVERFSPCSTKKDLLEGNNIMTRIPEELSRVSLQFDSKGSQQSMIFTNNRCLSDKENLENLQNLLYLHCDLNRPHLSCELPSEHREKCLKRRNSSLSSNLHANKRFLFNSQSDGNKKNETFPSTNYSNVFYPNNCDSKEVASETTFSLDAPNNSVNYSYFSPNLLGNDSKTRQSFPPHSSSSSHNSLHEPVIYDFSSENPSIHPSNHLSSQKNAVLKLAQLISSFEKLPESVRQYLLFHLLSRCGKHAVQNIHKILLPIFQKNFLTGFPAEITNLVLTHLDAPSLCAVSQVSHHWYKLVSSNEELWKSLFLKDGFFWDSIDSKIRTMCLEQSLSACAIMKRVYFRHFNLRERWLHAPEKIKRCSFPIHGVRLITKLQFDDDKIIVSTCSPRINIYDTKTGVLIRSLEEHEGDVWTFEYVGDTLVTGSTDRTVRVWDLRTGECKQVFYGHTSTIRCIKIVQGNQSTTDTDDVEKENRPASNDANSMPPYIISSSRDCTIRLWSLPCLDDPPFVNVNENPDQNNDFTSATTNPFYIRTLRGHTDSVREVACLGDLIVSASYDGTLRVWKASTGVCLHVLRGHVGRVYSVTINPSRQQCISAGTDAKIRIWNLESGELLQTLHGHSNLVSQVTFNQNILVSASAPPDTSLRVWDLNTGSCRDILKCPLGHIFFQHDESKVVSGSHSTLQLWDIRSGKLVRDLLTDLDIIWQVAYNENVCVAAVLRNNRFWIEVLEFGSTKSS, encoded by the coding sequence ATGAatgagaagaaaaaagatagCCTATCTGTTTTAGATTCCAATGAATTTTTCGGTGAGACAACTATGGTATCACCGAGTATTGATGTTTCCTCTTCTCCCCGGCCAAATGTCGAGAGATTTTCTCCATGTTCCACTAAAAAAGATCTCCTGGAAGGAAATAATATAATGACCAGAATTCCCGAGGAGCTTAGTCGTGTTAGTCTACAATTTGATAGCAAGGGAAGTCAGCAATCGATGATATTTACTAACAATCGATGTTTATctgataaagaaaatttggaaaactTGCAAAATCTTTTATATCTACATTGTGATCTTAACCGGCCCCATTTGAGTTGTGAGCTGCCGTCAGAGCATCGCGAAAAGTGCCTTAAACGCCGTAACTCTAGTCTCAGCTCTAATTTGCATGCTAATAAGCGGTTTCTCTTCAATTCTCAAAGTGATGggaataaaaagaatgaaactTTTCCTTCTACTAACTACTCGAACGTTTTCTACCCAAACAACTGTGACAGTAAGGAAGTCGCTAGTGAAACAACATTCTCACTTGATGCACCAAATAATTCTGTTAATTACTCTTATTTTTCTCCTAATTTACTCGGCAACGATTCCAAAACCCGTCAATCTTTTCCCCCtcattcatcttcatcttcacATAATTCTTTGCATGAACCTGTCAtatatgatttttcttcagaAAATCCTAGCATTCATCCTTCTAATCATTTGAGCtctcaaaaaaatgctGTTTTGAAATTAGCACAATTAATTTCTTCCTTCGAAAAATTACCCGAAAGTGTTCGTCAATACttactttttcatcttctttcTCGATGTGGAAAACATGCTGTTCAAAATATTCACAAAATTCTGCTTCCtatctttcaaaagaacTTTTTAACTGGATTTCCGGCTGAGATTACAAATTTAGTGCTTACGCATTTAGATGCACCTTCATTGTGTGCAGTTTCGCAAGTTTCGCATCACTGGTATAAGTTGGTATCGTCCAACGAAGAACTTTGGAAAAGtctctttttaaaagatggTTTCTTTTGGGATTCAATTGATAGTAAAATCCGTACGATGTGTTTAGAACAATCTTTGTCAGCCTGTGCGATAATGAAGCGGGTCTATTTTAGACATTTTAATCTTCGTGAAAGATGGCTCCATGCCCCGGAGAAAATTAAGCGATGTTCATTCCCAATTCATGGAGTTCGTCTTATTACCAAACTTCAGTTTGATGATgacaaaataattgttaGCACCTGCAGTCCTAgaattaatatatatgaCACGAAAACAGGTGTCCTGATACGCAGTTTAGAAGAGCATGAAGGTGATGTTTGGACTTTTGAATACGTTGGGGATACTTTGGTTACTGGCTCCACAGACAGGACAGTAAGAGTCTGGGACCTTAGAACCGGTGAATGTAAACAGGTGTTTTATGGACACACGTCAACAATCCGTTGTATCAAAATAGTTCAAGGCAATCAAAGTACTACTGATACTGATGATgtggaaaaagaaaacagacCAGCTTCAAATGATGCTAATTCAATGCCTCCGTATATAATTTCAAGTTCAAGGGATTGTACGATCCGTTTATGGAGTCTTCCATGCCTTGACGATCCACCATTTGTTAatgtaaatgaaaatccTGATCAGAATAATGACTTTACTTCAGCTACGACCAATCCGTTTTACATCCGAACATTACGTGGTCATACGGACTCGGTACGTGAAGTTGCTTGTCTTGGAGATTTGATTGTCAGTGCCAGTTATGATGGTACTCTTAGAGTATGGAAGGCATCTACTGGCGTTTGTTTACATGTTCTTCGGGGACACGTCGGGAGAGTATACAGTGTCACAATTAATCCTTCTCGTCAACAATGTATCAGCGCTGGTACGGATGCTAAAATTCGTATTTGGAACCTTGAGTCTGGAGAACTTCTACAGACCCTTCATGGTCATTCGAATTTGGTAAGTCAAGTTACATTTAACCAAAATATCTTGGTATCCGCTTCTGCTCCTCCTGATACATCGTTGAGAGTTTGGGATCTAAACACCGGAAGTTGTCGagatattttaaaatgtcCTTTGGGAcacatattttttcaacacGACGAGAGCAAAGTTGTCAGTGGAAGCCATAGTACGCTACAGTTATGGGACATTCGTTCCGGAAAGTTAGTAAGAGACCTATTGACTGATTTGGATATAATCTGGCAAGTTGcttataatgaaaatgtaTGTGTGGCTGCTGTTTTAAGAAATAACCGTTTTTGGATCGAGGTCCTAGAGTTTGGATCTACTAAATCTTCTTGA
- the hop1 gene encoding synaptonemal complex-associated protein hop1 — protein MNSYKEEILQTKSDFTLKNLIFFAISTLCYKRALFNENCYKKVNFEIEHFKGADFDCQLKPTVVSLQAGVDKEADSFLEMMKTYIFSLVSMKVPFTVYLIISSQCKSILEDDAVEKEIFSFTINPGSEEKICCESFVSYQRSERFVIKLFLSGNVKTECKDEEKVVQIITKMERFQLSKGEATKAGVFLNTVETKDCMSWLNRGEFKDIVSFYESNNGIAISHCSHAFVPISTEKIMINKESSLFDSQEKIDSQLEKFLQPLKYDEIGSTQILDEQSVEKSLSQGKCEKMQNESRGLREIKNNNPCEEVKKSNWLKKNISGSDKVDKAEKKKALLNCECGDSTEDSEMFQCERCDGWVHCACYGFESDSDPRQPNQLLCYTCLLVDSESSLYDRMTMLVAYRRAIRCIWASEYQGFQKLAARLNCSYADAKRIEERLVNENIIYKEKKRKWIYFTNKSPEMVSYLREKYFTPSRWISHLNFQNYRQENQRVNMRSFLRPERMEVIERPKKVSKTSNTKETDTMKPLRI, from the exons ATGAATTCATACAAAGAGGAAATTCTGCAAACTAAGTCTGACTTTactcttaaaaatttaattttcttcgCGATATCAACATTATGCTATAAGCG TGCTCTTTTCAATGAAAACTGCTACAAGAAAGTCAATTTCGAAATTGAACATTTTAAAGGAGCTGACTTTGATTGTCAATTGAAACCTACTGTGGTTTCTTTACAAGCTGGAGTGGACAAAGAAGCAGACagttttttggaaatgatG aaaacTTATATTTTCTCACTTGTATCAATGAAAGTTCCATTTACTGTTTACCTGATTATTTCGTCACAATGCAAGTCAATATTAGAGGATGACGCGGTTGAAAAGGagatattttcatttacaaTTAACCCTGGAAGTGAAGAGAAAATATGTTGTGAGTcttttgttt CTTATCAACGTTCAGAAAGGTTTGTAAtaaagttatttttaagTGGTAACGTAAAAACAGAGTGCAAAGACGAAGAAAAAGTCGTACaaattattacaaaaatggAACGCTTTCAATTATCAAAAGGAGAAGCAACTAAAGCTGGCGTGTTTTTAAATACCGTAGAAACAAAAGATTGCATGTCTTGGCTCAATCGAGGAGAATTCAAAGATATTGTATCTTTTTATGAATCAAACAATGG TATTGCGATTTCACATTGTTCTCATGCATTTGTACCGATAAGTACAGAGAAGATCATGATTAATAAAGAATCATCATTATTTGATTctcaagaaaaaattgattctCAGCTCGAAAAGTTCCTCCAGCCTTTGAAATACGATGAAATAGGCTCAACTCAAATATTGGATGAACAATCAGttgaaaaaagtttgaGTCAAGGAAAATGTGAGAAAATGCAGAATGAAAGTCGTGGATTAagggaaataaaaaataacaatcCTTGTGAAGaagtaaagaaaagcaattggttaaaaaaaaacatttcaGGGAGTGACAAAGTTGACAAAGccgaaaagaaaaaagcacTTTTGAATTGTGAATGCGGTGATTCGACGGAAGACTCAGAAATG TTTCAATGCGAAAGATGTGATGGATGGGTTCACTGTGCTTGCTATGGATTTGAGAGTGACTCTGATCCTCGCCAACCAAACCAATTGTTATGTTATACATGTTTGTTAGTTGATTCTGAATCTAGTTTGTATGACCGAATGACCATGTTGGTCGCATACAGACGAGCAATTCGGTGTATTTGGGCGTCAGAGTATCAAGGGTTCCAAAAGCTAGCGGCGCGACTGA ATTGCAGCTATGCTGATGCCAAAAGAATTGAAGAAAGATTAGTTAACGAAAACATAATCtataaggaaaaaaaacgaaaatgGATATATTTTACGAATAAAAGCCCTGAAATGGTGTCATATCTTCGTGAGAAGTATTTTACACCGTCGCGATGGATATCTCATctgaattttcaaaattatcgTCAAGAGAATCAACGTGTAAATATGCGATCTTTTCTACGGCCCGAAAGAATGGAAGTAATAGAAAGACCAAAAAAGGTTTCTAAGACTTCAAACACTAAAGAGACAGACACCATGAAACCTCTGAGGATTTAA
- the ker1 gene encoding DNA-directed RNA polymerase I complex subunit Ker1, whose protein sequence is MATECPPKMILRKSEKLDKDASSKFLNRYIQTIERFQDEKSGSESVLSQLNRVLMYLKGEEIPLISLNLPVQGPPTEELIIPPEEMLETKEEESLKHAREENDDLHLDKETKKRLKKEKKKAARREKEEARKAKADTTQGVGEKEQS, encoded by the coding sequence ATGGCGACAGAATGTCCACCTAAAATGATTTTGCGAAAGTCTGAAAAGCTAGACAAAGACGCGTCTAGTAAATTTCTCAATCGCTACATCCAAACGATTGAGCGCTTCCAAGATGAAAAATCTGGAAGTGAGAGTGTTCTATCCCAGTTAAATAGAGTCTTGATGTACCTGAAAGGAGAAGAGATACCgcttatttctttaaatttaccTGTCCAAGGCCCTCCCACAGAGGAATTAATAATACCACCTGAAGAAATGTTGGAAACCAAGGAAGAGGAAAGTCTGAAACATGCAAGGGAAGAGAACGATGATTTGCATTTGGATAAAGAAACCAAAAAGCGtctaaaaaaggaaaaaaagaaggctGCGAGACGGGAAAAGGAAGAGGCTCGTAAGGCCAAAGCGGATACGACTCAAGGTGTAGGGGAAAAAGAACAGAGTTAG
- the sct1 gene encoding glycerol-3-phosphate O-acyltransferase, which translates to MQHTFIYDTCLWILSILIDFFFREVKTRGSFRVPRKGPLILVAAPHANQFVDPLILMLQLRREVGRRTSILVAAKSYRQRFIGLMSRAFGAIPVERAQDLAIRGEGKIFVVAEGDKTAIHGKDTLFTKHSVGDTLLLPNNYGSSHIASIKSDTLLYVKREFRGEDAERVLLSPEGSSYKVAPEIDQTYVYNEVRRRLVKGACIALFPEGGSHDRPEMLPLKAGVAIMALETLSQHPDCGLQLLPCGMNYFHPHRFRSRAVLEFGSPLSIPTEYVELYKAKKRREAIQGVLDMIYDALLSVTVQAPDYETLMVIQACRRLYKPAHIQFALPKVVDLNRKLIVGYNHFKHDPRVIRLHDKILLYNRQLYRLGLRDHQVQSLQYSRFMILYKLVYRCCKLFLLALGALPGAILFSPVFIAAHRISVKKAAAALKASSVKIQGRDILATWKLLVALGMTPILYSFYALLCCYYIYSYKLIPHSSIFVYTVPIISTFLFPMVTYAALRFGEVAVDIYKSIRPLFLALIPSKANAVYILKDERKQLVAEVTDLINKLGPELFPDFDPDRITTTIEKPERPSRFARRLSSSVASDVDNLSQLHDTDLNSEVSAPAPLQNVYLYSPNPSALPPSDEEEKDINDKAKLIRNALRQRMGQRMTEIRSRDTPPEEVFSESDEELSD; encoded by the exons ATGCAACATACCTTTATTTATGATACGTGCTTATGGATTTTATCAA TTTTAAtcgatttctttttccgtGAAGTTAAAACGCGAGGCTCTTTTAGAGTTCCTCGCAAGGGACCTCTAATTTTAGTGGCCGCGCCGCATGCGAACCAATTCGTAGATCCTTTGATTTTGATGTTACAACTTCGTAGAGAAGTAGGTAGGAGGACTTCCATTTTGGTTGCTGCTAAAAGTTATCGTCAAAGATTTATTGGCCTCATGTCGAGAGCTTTTGGTGCAATTCCTGTCGAAAGGGCGCAAGATTTAGCTATTCGCGGAGAAGGAAAGATATTTGTCGTAGCTGAAGGTGATAAGACTGCTATTCACGGAAAAGATACTCTGTTTACAAAGCATTCAGTCGGTGATACTCTCCTTCTTCCTAATAATTATGGAAGTTCTCATATAGCATCCATTAAAAGTGATACCTTATTATATGTTAAACGTGAGTTTCGTGGAGAAGATGCTGAGAGAGTTTTGCTTTCTCCCGAAGGGTCGTCTTACAAGGTGGCTCCTGAGATTGATCAAACATATGTTTATAATGAAGTCCGTAGACGTCTGGTGAAGGGTGCATGCATTGCTCTATTCCCTGAAGGTGGATCTCACGATCGTCCTGAAATGCTACCGCTTAAAGCTGGCGTTGCAATTATGGCGTTGGAAACTCTTTCTCAGCATCCGGATTGTGGTCTTCAGCTTCTTCCCTGTGGAATGAATTATTTCCACCCCCATCGCTTTCGCTCACGTGCTGTGCTAGAGTTTGGCTCCCCACTGTCTATCCCTACGGAATATGTTGAGCTTTACAAAGCAAAGAAACGTCGCGAAGCTATTCAAGGAGTACTAGATATGATATATGATGCTCTTCTTTCTGTTACTGTTCAGGCGCCGGATTATGAAACTTTAATGGTCATTCAAGCTTGCCGACGTTTATATAAGCCAGCTCATATACAGTTTGCTCTCCCTAAAGTCGTTGATTTAAATAGGAAGTTAATTGTTGGCTATAACCATTTTAAACATGATCCCAGAGTAATTCGTCTCCACGATAAAATCCTTTTGTATAATCGTCAGCTATATCGTTTAGGATTACGTGATCATCAAGTTCAATCGTTACAATACTCAAGATTCATGATTTTGTACAAACTTGTTTATCGGTGTTGCAAACTATTCCTTCTTGCTTTAGGCGCACTTCCTGGTGCCATTTTGTTTTCCCCGGTGTTTATTGCCGCTCATCGGATCAGCGTCAAAAAAGCAGCTGCAGCCCTAAAAGCCTCTTCTGTTAAAATCCAGGGACGTGATATCTTAGCTACTTGGAAGTTGCTGGTTGCACTTGGTATGACACCAATcctttattctttttatgcATTGTTATGTTGctattatatatattccTATAAGCTCATTCCTCATTCAagtatatttgtttatactGTCCCAATTATTTCtacctttctttttccaatgGTTACTTACGCAGCCCTAAGGTTTGGTGAAGTCGCTGTGGATATATACAAATCTATTAGACCTTTATTTCTTGCTCTGATACCCTCAAAGGCAAATGctgtatatattttaaaggaTGAAAGAAAGCAATTGGTTGCAGAAGTTACGGACCTGATTAACAAGCTTGGTCCTGAACTATTTCCTGATTTTGATCCTGACCGGATTACTACAACCATTGAGAAACCTGAGCGTCCCTCAAGATTTGCGAGACGTCTTAGCTCATCTGTAGCTTCGGATGTTGATAATCTTTCCCAGCTTCACGACACTGATTTGAATTCGGAAGTATCAGCTCCTGCTCCTCTACAAAATGTCTATTTATATTCACCAAACCCCTCTGCTCTTCCACCTTCGGACGAAGAAGAGAAGGATATAAACGATAAGGCTAAATTAATTCGAAATGCTTTGCGCCAACGAATGGGACAACGTATGACTGAAATCAGATCTCGTGATACTCCACCTGAAGAAGTATTCAGTGAATCTGACGAAGAATTAAGTGACTGA
- the trs31 gene encoding TRAPP complex subunit Trs31 — protein sequence MQSTNKELFRSSVSESLKSTAPLMGKSVYEQNLNKIRNSDVNLSSFAFIFSELIQRIQSQVSGIQEFEEKLNEHGYRVGQKLVELVVWRERNPKRETRILGILQYIHSSVWKYLFGKHADSLEKSKEASDEYMIVDNNPLLNKFISVPKEMNQLNCCAYLAGIIEGFLDSAQFPCKASAHSVPLSQYPYRTVILIKLDPSVIAREEVLG from the exons atgcAATCCACtaataaagaattattCAGAAGCTCAGTCTCTGAATCCCTCAAGTCTACAGCACCCTTAATGGGAAAGAGTGTTTATGagcaaaatttgaataaaattcGGAATTCCGACGTCAATCTTTCATCGTTtgcatttatttttagtgAATTAATTCAAAGGATTCAGTCCCAAGTATCAGGAATCCAAGAATTCGAAGAAAA ATTAAACGAACACGGTTATAGAGTTGGTCAAAAATTAGTTGAATTAGTTGTTTGGAGGGAGCGAAATCCCAAACGTGAAACTCGTATATTAGGCATTTTACAATACATTCACTCATCTGTATGGAAATATCTTTTTGGGAAACACGCGGACTCCTTGGAGAAGTCTAAGGAGGCTTCGGATGAAT ACATGATAGTTGATAACAATCCTCTTcttaacaaatttatttcagtTCCTAAGGAAATGAATCAGCTAAATTGTTGCGCGTATTTAGCTGGAATCATCGAAGGATTCCTTGACAGTGCCCAATTT CCTTGTAAAGCTTCTGCCCACTCGGTGCCTCTTTCGCAATATCCATACCGAACTGTCATTCTCATAAAGCTTGATCCATCAGTAATAGCTAGAGAGGAAGTTTTGGGATAA
- the msp1 gene encoding dynamin family GTPase Msp1, translated as MGISWFLSRFRIRTVAPSSFLKPRGLVYRPSQIRRRVSLLSLSGFHPYRAYSILGPKTPTAFNSANTVRFFSFSSISRLVFRSLRLPVAGFSLVAGGAAYIGAQVQRASDYTKDIFDKTFGILDSTWEKTRETVASVTNVQLPEISMPLWLEKILRLDEESAERRRVLQAERAKEHRSNSNDKQKSSDNDEDPNDTTVGIGAALAASILSVDSVDGEDTLTADEKRKLAQESKEDRMMLFTKKMIEIRNILQDIQDNNSAVTLPSIVVIGSQSSGKSSVLEAIVGHEFLPKGSNMVTRRPIELTLVHSADTAIPYGEFSGVQLGKITDFSKIQHILTDLNMAVPSSQGVDDNPIRLTIYASHIPNLSLIDLPGYIQIHSEDQPADLDMKISKLCEKYIREPNIILAVCAADVDLANSAALRASRRVDPLGLRTIGVVTKMDLVPPSKAISILHNNNYPLHYGYIGVISRIVPTGRFSAGQNLTDLVSTQENSYFSTHQQFADARIGNYLGIQSLRKCLINVLEYTMSKNLQHTADSIRTELEECNYQYKVQYNDRVLTADSYIAEGLDIFKAAFKEFTQKFGKSEVRDLLKSSLNEKVMDLLAERYWTDDDISNWSKHTNALDEHWKYKLDSCVSTLTRMGLGRVSTLLVTDSISKCIDEITKASPFADHPAAMQYIMNAAQDILRRRFHATSEQVENCVKPYKYDVEVNDDEWKSSRGQAEKLLQRELGLCQSALEKIKNAVGSRRMNQVLQYLEEQKTSSEPLPASYSTALLEQGRMLQYLKMREDILKLRISVLKSRACKHKEAKYTCPEIFLNAVSDKLVNTAVLFINIELLSEFYYQFPRELDQRLIHSLSSEQLNAFVNENPRLKSQLQLQHKRQCLELALQKINSLVILEQQADSD; from the coding sequence ATGGGAATTAGCTGGTTTTTGTCACGTTTTAGAATACGAACTGTGGCGCCGTCTAGCTTTCTGAAGCCAAGGGGTTTGGTGTATAGACCATCACAAATTCGTCGCCGTGTTAGTTTGTTATCGTTGTCAGGGTTTCATCCATATCGTGCGTACAGTATATTAGGACCGAAAACTCCTACAGCTTTTAATTCTGCTAATACTGTacgatttttttccttttcctcTATTTCAAGACTGGTGTTTAGATCCCTTCGTCTCCCAGTTGCAGGGTTCTCTTTGGTTGCTGGAGGTGCTGCATACATTGGTGCTCAAGTTCAAAGAGCAAGCGATTATACGAAAGacatttttgataaaacgTTTGGAATCCTTGACTCTACTTGGGAAAAAACCCGGGAAACTGTAGCAAGCGTTACTAATGTCCAATTACCGGAAATAAGTATGCCCTTGTggcttgaaaaaattcttcGGTTAGATGAGGAAAGTGCTGAACGGCGTCGTGTATTACAAGCCGAAAGAGCAAAAGAGCATCGCTCTAATTCTAATGACAAGCAAAAAAGTTCAGATAATGATGAAGATCCTAATGATACTACAGTTGGAATCGGAGCCGCGCTTGCAGCCTCTATACTTAGTGTAGATTCAGTTGATGGTGAGGATACTCTTACAGCCGACgaaaaacgaaaattaGCGCAAGAATCGAAAGAAGATCGCATGATGTTgtttacgaaaaaaatgatcGAAATCCGAAATATTCTACAAGATATTCAAGATAACAACAGTGCAGTGACTTTGCCAAGCATAGTTGTCATTGGCTCTCAGAGCAGCGGTAAAAGCAGTGTTTTGGAAGCAATCGTTGGGCATGAATTTTTGCCAAAAGGGTCTAATATGGTAACTAGAAGACCTATTGAGCTTACTTTAGTACACTCTGCCGATACCGCTATCCCCTATGGTGAATTCTCTGGTGTTCAACTTGGTAAAATTACcgatttttctaaaattcaACATATTTTAACAGACTTGAATATGGCAGTTCCTTCGAGCCAAGGAGTGGACGATAATCCAATTCGTTTGACAATCTATGCGTCTCACATACCCaatttatctttaattgatttaccCGGTTATATACAAATTCATTCTGAAGATCAACCTGCTGATTTAGACATGAAAATATCTAAATTATGTGAGAAGTATATCAGAGAACCTAACATCATTCTTGCTGTTTGTGCGGCCGACGTTGACCTTGCTAATTCTGCAGCTTTGAGAGCCAGTCGACGTGTTGATCCTTTAGGTTTACGTACAATTGGTGTTGTAACTAAAATGGACTTGGTACCTCCTTCAAAAGCAATTTCGATTTTGCACAATAATAACTATCCTCTACATTATGGTTATATAGGTGTTATTTCTAGAATCGTGCCGACTGGCCGCTTTTCAGCTGGTCAAAATTTAACTGATCTGGTTAGCACACAAGAGAACAGCTATTTTTCTACGCATCAACAATTTGCTGATGCTCGAATTGGAAATTATCTCGGCATCCAAAGTTTAAGGAAATGCCTTATTAATGTTTTGGAATATACCatgtcaaaaaatttacagcATACCGCCGATTCAATTCGAACAGAGTTAGAGGAGTGCAACTATCAATATAAAGTGCAGTACAACGATAGAGTTTTAACAGCAGACTCGTATATTGCTGAAGGCCTAGACATTTTCAAAGCTGCTTTCAAGGAATTTactcaaaaatttggtaaaaGCGAAGTTCgtgatttattaaaatcttctttaaaTGAGAAAGTTATGGACCTACTTGCTGAGCGATATTGGACTGATGATGATATTAGTAACTGGTCTAAGCATACTAATGCTTTGGATGAGCATTGGAAGTACAAACTTGATAGTTGCGTATCAACTTTGACGCGCATGGGTTTGGGAAGAGTTTCTACTTTACTAGTTACTGATTCAATTAGTAAATGTATTGACGAAATTACGAAAGCTAGCCCATTTGCGGATCACCCAGCCGCTATGCAGTACATTATGAATGCTGCTCAAGACATATTGCGACGGAGATTTCACGCCACTTCTGAACAAGTTGAAAACTGTGTTAAACCTTACAAGTATGATGTTGAAGTCAACGACGATGAATGGAAATCTAGTCGAGGTCAAGCTGAAAAATTATTGCAAAGAGAACTTGGTTTATGTCAGTCtgctttagaaaaaataaaaaatgctgTTGGATCTAGACGCATGAATCAGGTTTTGCAGTACTTGGAAGAACAAAAAACTTCCAGTGAACCTTTGCCCGCTTCTTACAGCACGGCTTTGCTTGAGCAAGGACGAATGTTACAATATCTAAAAATGCGCGAggatattttaaaattacgaatttctgttttaaaatctaGGGCCTGTAAGCACAAAGAAGCGAAGTACACCTGTcctgaaatttttttaaatgccGTTTCTGATAAACTGGTTAATACCGcagttttatttattaatattgaGCTGCTTTCTGAGTTTTATTACCAATTTCCACGTGAACTGGATCAGCGTCTCATCCATTCTTTGAGTTCTGAACAGTTGAATGCATTTGTCAATGAAAATCCTCGTCTCAAGTCACAGCTACAGTTGCAGCATAAGCGGCAATGTTTGGAATTGGCTCTGCAGAAGATCAATTCATTAGTTATCTTGGAACAGCAAGCCGATAGCGATTAA